GTCAAAGTTTTAGGTCAGCTCTGAGAAAAGCTGACCTGAAGAAATGTAGATTAAAGAAAGAAGTAGTAATTGTCTTCAAAGCTAAAAAAGCTAGACTGTAGGCACTATTTGCACCTGTGATATAATATaggttttaaataatttgtatcaAAGTTTGTAATAATATAGATTGTAATTAaggtgtgtgttttaaaattaatctctattttttatacgtaaattttttatttattcatacaagtatttttattgataaattgTCCCCCATATTTTGGGGGAACATTTGATAGtttgatatattcatataatatgtaataatcaaattaggggattaggatatccatcacctgaaacatttatcttttctttatgctgggAACATTGGAATtattctcttttagctattttgaaatatacaacaaattgtTGTTTACCATAGTCCCCCATAATGATTTATCAAACATTAGGTCCTATTTAGTCTATCTAACTGCATtgttgtacccattaatcaacctctatTCAACTCCACTCCACTTCTCTTCTCCTGTGCCCTGGTtaccaccaatctactttctaaGGATGCATGTCGTTCTTGTGACTTACCATGGTGGTTACCGGTTTTGTTTCCAAGACAAGAGCTAAGTGGAAAAGCTCCAACTCCCTCAGCAGTTGGAATAGGAGACAGATATCTGCAAGTTCATCAAAAGTTGAACCATCATAACTGTGCCATACACTCTGGGTTGAATCATTTATCTGATTGTGTGGACTAAAAGAATGTAGATGTCCAGGGCATCAAAGGGAAGAAAGTTTTCTATTGATGAGCTTTCTCAGGGCACCTTTCATATCCTTATTCCTCAAGCTGTAGATGAAGGGGTTCATCATGGGTGTCACCACAGTGAATAGGACAGCACCAATCTTATCAGTGTCCTCAGGGTGAGTGGAGGAGGGGAAAAAGTACACACCTACAATGGTTCCGTAGAACAGTAATACAACTGTCAGGTGAGAGCCACAAGTGGAGAAGGCTTTCCACTTTCCCTGTGTGGATGATATTCTCAGGACAGCTCTGATGATGCAGACATAGGAGAAGAAGATGAGTGCAAAGGGGAAGATGATAACTGATAAACCCACAATAAACAACACAAGCTCATTGATCATTGTGCCTGAACAGGACAGTTTGAGAAGAGGGGCCAAGTCACAGAAGAAGTGTGGGAGGGTGTTGTGGTCACAGAAGAGCAATTGAATGAGCAGAAGGGTGTGCGTCAGAGCTATAATATTACTGAGGAGCCACGAGATGACAGTGAGCAAAATGCAGAACCTG
The genomic region above belongs to Papio anubis isolate 15944 chromosome 12, Panubis1.0, whole genome shotgun sequence and contains:
- the LOC101005668 gene encoding olfactory receptor 1S1 codes for the protein MKTLYSFLQISRNMHQGNQTTITEFILLGLSNQAEHQNLLFVLFLGMYLVTVVGNGLIIVAISLDTYLHTPMYLFLANLSFADISSISNSVPKMLVNIHTNSQSISYESCIAQMYFSIVFVVTDNLLLGTMAYDRFVAICHPLNYITLMRPRFCILLTVISWLLSNIIALTHTLLLIQLLFCDHNTLPHFFCDLAPLLKLSCSGTMINELVLFIVGLSVIIFPFALIFFSYVCIIRAVLRISSTQGKWKAFSTCGSHLTVVLLFYGTIVGVYFFPSSTHPEDTDKIGAVLFTVVTPMMNPFIYSLRNKDMKGALRKLINRKLSSL